A region of Solanum dulcamara chromosome 7, daSolDulc1.2, whole genome shotgun sequence DNA encodes the following proteins:
- the LOC129895699 gene encoding pentatricopeptide repeat-containing protein At5g62370-like, producing the protein MTKHRLGLHTRLCFHLSRTKRPLTTSPLPSEATSLINHKTLCFSLAENLIVRGLFDSARKVIRRIIKQCPSVSEAISAVEFSISRGVEPDATSYGFLIRQLVTSGETHKAEVVYVDCILNRGIEPNHSLLNSMVICYCKLGKLEEAKLLFDKLVDMKLMPGSSTCNELIKGFCGQDRILDGFDVFVEAINADVLLAFSCYNELVDGLCFRGYLDEALYVFDEMCDRGVPPTVHLFKTLFLSFCKRGRVEEAQLLSMDMESYGFVLDKVMYTTLINGYSKNQKMKTAMMVFLRMLKLGCEPDKYTYNTLINGFTNLGMFDQGWVLRQQMVEFGLEPDAVSYQITIVKYFKDHNVDFALMLLDDINQCNGSPSVHSYTALISALYKENQSAKVDDLYRKMLYTGLVPDHVLFFTLINNHPKGSEISLACTFLRAIAKNGCGIDLSYIPSPTSRKVTSDIMLDIDCLLGEIVARNLPLASVAFNIYMIALCLGGELDSAQLCMDKMASLSLQPSLSAYNSMIKCLYQMGLHDDAKFLVEVVQDQGHVPNDATFLIMVNEYCKQGDLQSALEILDQMEESGLKPSVAIYDSVIGCLGRKKRIGEALGVFRRMLEAGIYPDKTLFGTMINALSRNGRAIQAHELFNKMLEDGVQPSHYAYTALINGLVKKNMIEKGCVYLDRMIEEGFMPNTFLYNSLIKQFLRKGEIEFTFKLVDLMERSGIELDLVTYITLVSGVSRNIRSLDGKGLVPQRRYEESKEMLFRLLHQSAMLPKETGLKISVSSQEQIKYLALWLINKVKNTPLMPNLYLYNGIISGFCRLESIEDAYKHLDAMQNEGIQPNQVTFTILIDGHLRSGEIDCAVSLFNRMNAQGCPPDNIVYNTLIRGLCRHGRLMDALSLSYTMLKKGLAPSKASYESLLSSLCANNWMKQVSCRQMK; encoded by the coding sequence ATGACCAAGCATAGACTTGGACTGCACACTCGGCTGTGCTTCCATCTCTCAAGAACAAAGAGACCTTTAACTACTTCCCCTTTACCTTCGGAAGCAACATCCCTAATTAATCACAAGACACTGTGCTTTTCACTTGCAGAGAATTTAATAGTTCGTGGGTTGTTCGATTCAGCTCGGAAAGTGATTCGGAGAATCATCAAGCAATGCCCATCAGTCTCTGAAGCTATCTCTGCTGTTGAATTTTCCATTTCTCGTGGAGTTGAGCCTGACGCAACTAGCTATGGTTTTCTAATTCGGCAACTCGTGACATCTGGGGAAACCCACAAGGCCGAGGTTGTTTATGTAGATTGCATTTTGAACAGAGGTATTGAACCGAACCATTCTCTATTAAATTCCATGGTGATTTGTTATTGTAAGTTGGGTAAACTGGAGGAAGCTAAGTTGCTTTTCGATAAACTTGTGGATATGAAGTTGATGCCTGGCAGTAGCACGTGTAATGAGCTTATTAAGGGATTTTGTGGCCAAGATAGAATCTTGGATGGATTTGATGTTTTTGTGGAAGCTATTAATGCTGATGTATTACTCGCTTTCAGTTGTTACAATGAGTTAGTTGATGGTTTGTGCTTCCGTGGGTACTTGGATGAAGCTCTCTATGTGTTTGATGAAATGTGTGATAGAGGGGTACCGCCCACAGTTCATTTGTTTAAAACATTGTTTCTTTCGTTTTGTAAGAGAGGTAGAGTTGAGGAAGCGCAATTGTTGAGCATGGATATGGAGTCTTATGGTTTTGTTTTGGATAAAGTCATGTACACGACTCTCATCAATGGCTATTCCAAGAACCAGAAAATGAAAACGGCTATGATGGTATTTCTCAGAATGCTCAAGTTGGGTTGTGAACCTGATAAGTATACttacaacacactgataaatgGGTTTACAAACTTGGGCATGTTCGACCAGGGTTGGGTGCTGCGTCAGCAGATGGTTGAATTTGGATTAGAACCTGATGCAGTAAGTTACCAAATCACGATTGTCAAGTATTTCAAGGACCATAACGTTGATTTTGCATTGATGCTATTAGATGACATCAATCAATGCAATGGTTCTCCCAGTGTTCACTCTTATACTGCTTTAATCTCTGCACTTTATAAAGAGAATCAGTCAGCAAAAGTAGATGACTTATACAGGAAGATGTTGTACACTGGATTGGTTCCTGACCATGTTCTGTTTTTTACCTTGATCAACAATCATCCAAAAGGGTCAGAGATTAGTCTAGCATGCACATTTTTGCGGGCTATTGCCAAGAACGGTTGTGGTATTGACCTCTCTTACATCCCTAGCCCTACCAGTCGTAAAGTTACTTCAGATATCATGCTTGATATTGATTGTCTCTTGGGAGAAATTGTGGCAAGAAACTTACCTCTGGCTAGTGTTGCTTTCAATATATACATGATTGCTTTGTGTCTAGGAGGAGAACTTGATTCTGCTCAGCTTTGCATGGATAAGATGGCAAGCCTTTCTCTTCAGCCTTCGCTCTCAGCTTATAATTCCATGATCAAGTGCCTTTACCAAATGGGACTACATGACGATGCCAAGTTTCTTGTTGAAGTTGTGCAAGATCAAGGTCATGTTCCAAATGACGCAACATTCTTGATTATGGTAAATGAATACTGTAAACAAGGTGACTTACAATCAGCACTAGAAATTCTGGACCAAATGGAAGAGAGTGGATTGAAACCTAGTGTTGCTATATATGACTCCGTCATTGGGTGTTTGGGTAGAAAAAAGAGAATAGGCGAGGCCCTTGGAGTTTTCCGGAGAATGCTCGAGGCTGGAATTTATCCTGATAAAACTTTGTTTGGGACAATGATTAATGCTCTATCAAGAAATGGGCGAGCTATTCAGGCCCATGAGCTCTTCAATAAAATGTTGGAAGATGGCGTCCAACCAAGCCACTATGCTTATACTGCTCTTATAAATGGGCTAGTTAAAAAAAACATGATAGAGAAGGGTTGTGTATACCTCGATCGAATGATAGAAGAGGGTTTCATGCCAAATACTTTTCTTTATAATTCTCTTATAAAACAATTCTTAAGGAAAGGAGAGATTGAATTTACATTTAAGTTGGTTGATTTGATGGAAAGAAGTGGGATTGAGCTAGACCTGGTAACTTATATTACTTTGGTCAGTGGCGTTTCTAGAAATATTAGGTCACTTGATGGGAAAGGGCTTGTTCCACAGAGAAGGTATGAAGAATCTAAGGAAATGTTGTTCCGTCTACTTCATCAGAGTGCTATGTTGCCTAAGGAAACCGGTTTGAAAATCTCAGTTAGCTCTCAggaacaaataaaatatcttgCACTTTGGCTGATAAACAAAGTGAAGAACACTCCCCTCATGCCAAATTTGTACTTGTATAATGGCATAATTTCTGGGTTTTGCAGGTTAGAGAGTATCGAAGATGCATACAAGCACCTTGATGCAATGCAAAATGAAGGCATCCAACCAAATCAAGTTACTTTTACTATTCTAATTGATGGGCATTTACGAAGTGGTGAAATTGATTGTGCTGTTAGTCTTTTCAACAGAATGAATGCACAGGGTTGTCCTCCAGATAACATCGTCTACAACACTTTAATAAGAGGTCTATGCAGACATGGAAGGCTCATGGATGCTCTATCACTCTCATATACAATGCTCAAAAAAGGATTGGCCCCTTCTAAGGCATCATATGAAAGTCTTCTCAGTTCTCTTTGTGCTAATAATTGGATGAAACAAGTTAGTTGCCGCCAAATGAAGTAG